CTGGCGAACGAACGCATCCGCAGAGAAGTCCAGTTTAAAACGCTGTGAACCGGCATCAATCACCGGGTGATTGAAATCAATGGTAAAATCCAGACTAAAACCGTTGAACGGCTTCAATTCGGCCCACTTGTCGCCTTCTTCCACCCGAACAGTCTGCTTGAGGCGAAGGAACTTTTTGGCACAATTCAGTTCTTCGATTCCGGCATCCAGCAACAGGTAAACGAAAGGACTGGCGCTACCATCCATAATCGGGATTTCCGGCGCATCGACTTCAATCATAATATTGTCGATCCCCAATCCCGCCAGAGCCGCATTCAGATGCTCCACGGTTGAAATACGCACGTCATGCTCATTAACCAGGCAAGTACAGAGCATGGTATCACGCACGGATTTGGCATCAGCCGGGAAATCAACCGGTGGATTCAAGTCAGTACGACGATAGATGACCCCGGTGTTTGCCGGTGCAGGGCGCATAGTCAGGGTGACTTTCTTGCCGGTATGAAGCCCGACCCCTGTCGCCTGTACAATACGTTTTAGTGTACGTTGTTTGATCATCGTATTCTCTCGCATTCATCTGAACCTACGGCCTTAGCTTATACCAAGACCGGCGGCACAGTTTAGCACAAAGAGCGGAGATGCCAACCGACCTTAGTCGGCCTGCTTGCGCAGGAAAGCGGGAATATCAAGATAATCCGGCTCTTTATTGGGCTGCACGCTCTGATCATTGACGACTTTAGCAGCAGGTTTTTCCTGCGGCAATGGTGCCATGCCATGTTGCTGATAGCGGTGATCCATCACGGGCTGACTGCTGGTCTGCTTGTTCGTCACCAGCGTAATTTCGGGACGTTTATCCATACCTATACCGGTTGCAACCACCGTGACACGCAGCTCGTCATTCATATCCGGGTCGAGCGACGTACCAATTACCACGGTTGCATTATCGGATGCAAAGGCTCGAATGGTATTCCCCACCGTCTCAAATTCATCCAGACGCAAGTCAAAACCCGCAGTAATGTTAACCAGCACACCACGGGCACCGGACAGGTCGATGTCTTCAAGTAACGGGCTGGAAATCGCCATTTCTGCGGCTTCTTCGGCACGATCTTCACCGCGAGCGACACCAGACCCCATCATGGCATAACCCATTTCAGACATCACGGTTCGCACGTCAGCGAAGTCCACGTTCATCAGGCCTGGGCGAGTGATCAGTTCAGCAATACCCTGTACCGCACCTTTGAGCACATCGTTAGCGGCACCGAATGCATCCAGCAGAGAGATGCCACGACCCAATACTTTCAGCAGCTTATCATTCGGGATGGTAATGAGCGAGTCAACGTGTTTGGAAAGCTCGGCAATGCCCTGTTCGGCAAACGCCATGCGCTTTTTACCTTCGAAATTAAACGGTTTAGTAACGACGGCAACCGTCAGTATGCCAAGCTCTTTGGCAACTTCTGCGACAACCGGAGCCGCACCCGTCCCGGTACCACCGCCCATTCCGGCAGCGATAAATACCATGTCTGCGCCTTCCAGGGCTGTACGCAACGCTTCACGGTCTTCCTCAGCAGAATTACGGCCTACCTCAGGGTTCGCTCCCGCGCCCAGCCCTTTGGTAATGCCGCTACCAATCTGGATTGTCTGACCTACTGCCGTTTTCCTCAGTGCCTGGGCATCGGTGTTAACCGCAAAGAATTCAACACCTTCGATGCGTTCACGCACCATGTGTTCGACGGCGTTACCGCCACCGCCACCGACGCCGATGACTTTAATCACCGCGTCGTTGGTCAACTCCATTGGTTCAAACATAATCTCTCTCCGTCTTGTGCCTGTGTTACTTCAAGATCAAAAAAGTCGTAATCATGATCTCTTTTGATAATCGTCAAAATTCTTTTCTCAGCCAGCTATTCAGGCGTTTAAACCAGTTGCTGACCGATGCTCGTTTCTCAACTTCATGTTCACCACTCAGATGAGACTCTTTGCCGTAATGCAGTAACCCTACAGCGGTTGAATAGTAGGGTTCCTGCGCATAATCCGTTAAGCCTGTAATGTTCAGCGGCTGACCAATACGCACCTGTGTATGAAACACACGCTGTGCACAGGCCGCCAGCCCGTCAATTTGCGCAGCACCGCCAGTCAGTACGATACCGGCTGCCAGATGGTGCTTAACGCCCTGCTGACGCAATTGCTCCTGCAATTGCAACAGCTCTTCATTGACCAGGTTCAGCAATTCGGTATAACGCGGCTCAATCACTTCAGCCAGTGTCTGACGTTGCAGACTACGAGGAGGTCTTCCGCCTACACTCGGTACTTCTACGGTTTCATCCTTGCTGACAATCGAACCGAGCGCGCAGCCATAACGCACTTTGATGGCTTCTGCATCCGTCGGCGGCGTGCCAAACGCGTAGGCTATATCGCTGGTGACAACGTTACCAGCATACGGAATCACTTTTGTGTGGCGTAACGCACCACCGGTATACACCGCCATATCCATGGTGCCACCGCCGATATCCACCACACAGACACCTAACTCCCGTTCATCTTCGGTCAGCACCGCATAACTGGAGGCAAGGCCGGCAAAAATCAGTTGATCCACCTTCAAGCCACAGCGTTCTACTGCCTTGACGATATTCTTCGCCATATCATTATGGCAGGTGATTAGATGCACCTTGGCCTGCATTCGAACGCCGGATAAACCGACCGGATTTTTAATCCCTTCCTGATAATCAATCGCGTACTCCTGCGGAATAACATGCAAGATACGATGTTCGTCACGAACGCGGACAGATTTGGCCGTATGCACCACGCTTTCCACGTCATCCTGTGTGACTTCCTCTTCCGAGATAGGCACCATGCCAATCTCGTTTTGGCAACTGATGTGCTTGCCTGACAATGCCAGATACACCGAAGAGATCTGGCAGTCTGCCATCAGCTCCGCCTGATCGATGGCGCGCTGTACACACTTGACCACCGACTCCAAATCATTAACACCACCTTTATCCATACCCCGGGATGGGCAACTGCCCACGCCGATGATATTGATCATGCCATCTGGCAGAACCTCACCAACCAGTGCAGCGACTTTCGCTGTCCCGATTTCCAGCCCAACTACCAGTTTTCTGTCCGTCGACTTGATCATTGCTGTTTAGCCTGTGCCTGATTCTGTTGCTGATTACCGTTCTTTTGCTGATCAATGTCTTTTTGCTGATCAATAAATGCCGGGCTCCACCCTACCGCAGCGCCGGTGTCATAGCGTAAATCGACATAATTAACCCGCTTGTTTTCCGTCTGAGCCTGCCGTTGTAACAACGCATACAGTTCCAGAAAACGCGCCAGTCGCCGACTGCGATCATCTCGCCCCAGATTAAGGCGGACATCATCTTCTAATCCAACCTGCCATGAGTGACGCGCGGTCATCGCCACCATCTTCACGACAAATTTGCCTGCCGCCAGGGTCTGGCTGATTTCGCGGTATCCCTCAAGCACGTCGTCTTCACTGCCTTCAGGGCCATACAGCATCGGCATTTTTTTATTACCGACCCGCTCGGCTGGCACACTGAACGTGTTCCCGTCACTATCGACCATTAACTGGTCATTCCAACGCGCAAACGGAATA
This sequence is a window from Dickeya aquatica. Protein-coding genes within it:
- the lpxC gene encoding UDP-3-O-acyl-N-acetylglucosamine deacetylase, producing MIKQRTLKRIVQATGVGLHTGKKVTLTMRPAPANTGVIYRRTDLNPPVDFPADAKSVRDTMLCTCLVNEHDVRISTVEHLNAALAGLGIDNIMIEVDAPEIPIMDGSASPFVYLLLDAGIEELNCAKKFLRLKQTVRVEEGDKWAELKPFNGFSLDFTIDFNHPVIDAGSQRFKLDFSADAFVRQISRARTFGFMRDIEYLQSRGLCLGGSFDCAIVVDDYRVLNEDGLRFDDEFVRHKMLDAIGDLFMCGHNIIGAFTAFKSGHALNNKLLQAVLARQEAWELVTFEDEAEMPLAFKAPSTVLA
- the ftsZ gene encoding cell division protein FtsZ, with product MFEPMELTNDAVIKVIGVGGGGGNAVEHMVRERIEGVEFFAVNTDAQALRKTAVGQTIQIGSGITKGLGAGANPEVGRNSAEEDREALRTALEGADMVFIAAGMGGGTGTGAAPVVAEVAKELGILTVAVVTKPFNFEGKKRMAFAEQGIAELSKHVDSLITIPNDKLLKVLGRGISLLDAFGAANDVLKGAVQGIAELITRPGLMNVDFADVRTVMSEMGYAMMGSGVARGEDRAEEAAEMAISSPLLEDIDLSGARGVLVNITAGFDLRLDEFETVGNTIRAFASDNATVVIGTSLDPDMNDELRVTVVATGIGMDKRPEITLVTNKQTSSQPVMDHRYQQHGMAPLPQEKPAAKVVNDQSVQPNKEPDYLDIPAFLRKQAD
- the ftsA gene encoding cell division protein FtsA, whose product is MIKSTDRKLVVGLEIGTAKVAALVGEVLPDGMINIIGVGSCPSRGMDKGGVNDLESVVKCVQRAIDQAELMADCQISSVYLALSGKHISCQNEIGMVPISEEEVTQDDVESVVHTAKSVRVRDEHRILHVIPQEYAIDYQEGIKNPVGLSGVRMQAKVHLITCHNDMAKNIVKAVERCGLKVDQLIFAGLASSYAVLTEDERELGVCVVDIGGGTMDMAVYTGGALRHTKVIPYAGNVVTSDIAYAFGTPPTDAEAIKVRYGCALGSIVSKDETVEVPSVGGRPPRSLQRQTLAEVIEPRYTELLNLVNEELLQLQEQLRQQGVKHHLAAGIVLTGGAAQIDGLAACAQRVFHTQVRIGQPLNITGLTDYAQEPYYSTAVGLLHYGKESHLSGEHEVEKRASVSNWFKRLNSWLRKEF
- the ftsQ gene encoding cell division protein FtsQ; the protein is MSQAALNTHGREPEKGARRSNGGQLAGMIFLLMVLGTILWGSWMVLGWMKDASRLPLSRLVVTGERHYTTNDDIRQAILSLGPPGTFMTQDVNVIQQQIERLPWIKQASVRKQWPDELKIHLVEYIPFARWNDQLMVDSDGNTFSVPAERVGNKKMPMLYGPEGSEDDVLEGYREISQTLAAGKFVVKMVAMTARHSWQVGLEDDVRLNLGRDDRSRRLARFLELYALLQRQAQTENKRVNYVDLRYDTGAAVGWSPAFIDQQKDIDQQKNGNQQQNQAQAKQQ